A segment of the bacterium genome:
TCAGGGAATATAGGCTTAACGTGCCGACCCGTAAAGCCAACTCCACCAGCCTGGCCGCTTTTATAAGGCGATTCGGCGGCGCGGGCAATTCAAGTGGGTTTTTCTTTACACTGAATCAGTTTTTCTCATCCAGATCACACCGGAGACAGCGGCGGGCCTCCTTCATGGCCATCTCCACGCTAAACCCCAGGTCCACTTCAACCGAGGAATCCAGCCGTCGATGGGCATCGAGGGTAGGCATCTCCGGCCTCACCAGGAGCATGTCGTCGTCCGTCAGTTTTACGGCTTCAACCGGGTCGATGTCGGGCCTCATGATGTCGTAAAGGGGAGCCACATCCTCCCCGTTTAAAAACAGCTCCATGTGGGCGGCGGCCCTCTTTCCGGCTGCGATGGCGCCGATGACCATCCAGGGCCCGGTGACCACGTCACCCCCGGCGAAAACTCCCTCGAGGTTTGTCATCTGGGAGAAGGGGTGGGCCTGGATGGTATTCCAGTCGGTTGTCTCGAGGCCATTTCCTGTTCCAAGGAACGAAAGGTCCGAGCGCCCCCCGATGGCCACGATGAGGTTGTCCAGCGGGATCTCGAACTCGGAGTCCGGGATCGGGATCGGTCTTTGCCTCCCGCTGGAGTCCGGCTCCCCGAGTTCCATGCGTGTGCAGATAAGGCCTGATATCCGGCCGCCCCTGGTCTGGACCCTCGCCGGTGCCACCAGGGTCTGCAGGTCCACATCCTCCCTGAGGGCTTCGTGGACCTCCATGGCGTCCGCGGGCATCTCCTTCTGCGTTCTCCTGTAGAGGATAGCGACGTGTGCCCCTTGCCTGCGGGCGACACGGGCCGCGTCGATGGCGGCGTTGCCGCCGCCCACCACCGCGGCCCTTTTTCCAAGATGGACATCTTCGCCCAGGTTGATCTTTCTCAGGAACTCCAGGCTCTTGATGACCCCTTCGGCATCCTCACCGGGAATGCCCAGCTCCTGGTCCACGTGGGCTCCCGTGGCGATAAAGACGGCGGCGTGCTCCCTTCTCACCTGGTCGAAACTCAGGCCGTTGCCGATGGGCGTGTTGTAGTGGATCTTCACCCCCATGGACTCGATGAGCCCGATCTCGTGGTTGAGCACGTCCCTGGGCAGGCGGTATTCCGGGACGCCCAGGGTCAGCATGCCTCCGGCGATCCTCTGGGCCTCGAAAATGACGGGAGTGAAATCTTTCATGGCCAGGAATGAGGCCGCGGTAAGGCCGGCCGGACCGGCGCCGATGATACCCACCATCTTGCCTTTGCCCGAGATCTTCCGCGTTTTGACGACGTACTTGCCGGTAATGGCCTCCTTTGCGGCGTTGTCGGCCGCCACCCTTTTCAGGCTGCAGATGCTGACGGGCTCGTCCAGGTCAGCCCTTCGGCAAACGACTTCGCACGGGTGGTGGCACACCCTGCCGCAGACGGCCGGCAGGGGGTTCGTCATCCGGATGACATCCAGGGCTTCGCTGAACCTGCCAAGGGCGATAAGAGCCACGTAGGCCGGGACATCGGTCTCCGTTGGACAGTTGTGCTGGCAGGGGGTGGAGATGATATTCCGGCAGATGACCGCCGGACAGTGCTTTTCGACGATATGGGCGACGTACTCCTCCCTGAAGTAGCGGAGAGTGGACAGCACCGGGTTGGGCGCTGTCTGCCCGAGCCCGCACAGGGACAGGCTCTTGATCTGGTGGCCCAGGTCTTCCAGATTATCCAGGTCCTCCATGGTCCCTTCGCCGTCGGTGATCCTTGTCAGGATGTCCAGCATGGTCCTGGTGCCCAGGCGGCACGGGACGCACTTTCCGCACGATTCCGAGGTCGTGAAGTTAAGGAAGAACCGGGCCACGTCCACCATGCAGGATCGTTCGTCCATGATGACGATGCCCCCTGAGCCCATCATGGCTCCCGCCTGGATGAGTGAGTCGTAGTCGATGGGAGTCTCCACGATCCCGGCCGGCAGGCACCCTCCGGAGGGGCCGCCCAGCTGAGCGGCCTTGAACCTTCCGCCTCCGACGATACCGCCCCCGATGTCGTAGATGATCTCTTTTAACCGTGTTCCTGCCGGGACCTCGATAAGGCCTGTGTGCCTGATCTTCCCGGTGAGGGCGAACACCTTGGTGCCCTTTGTCCCTTCGGTGCCGATGGAACTGTACGCGTCGGCGCCGTTGAGGATGATGGGAGGCACACAGGCGAAGGTCTCCACGTTGTTGATGTTTGACGGCTTGTCCCACAGCCCCCGGTTGGCCGGGAAGGGCGGGCGCGGGCGCGGCATCCCCCTGTCCCCCTGGATGGAGGCCATGAGGGCCGTTTCCTCGCCGCACACGAAGGCCCCGGCGCCCTTCTTGATGCTCAGGGTAAAGGAAAAATCAGTGCCGAGGATGTTCTCTCCGATAAAACCGCGTTCACGGGCCTGGGCGATGGCGGTCACGAGTCTTTCGATGGCAAGGGGGTACTCGGCGCGGCAATAGATGTAGCCATATCGGGCACCGATGGCGAAAGCGGCGATGGTCATCCCCTCGATCACCGCGTGGGGATCGCCTTCCAGGACGCTCCGGTCCATGAAGGCGCCGGGATCGCCCTCGTCGGCGTTGCAGATGAGGTATTTAGGCTGCCCCGCGGCCTTGGCGCAGAACTCCCACTTCAACCCGGTAGGGAACCCGCCCCCTCCGCGTCCCCGAAGGCCGGAACTTTTGACGACCTCCCGCACCGTTTCGGGCCTCATCTGATTCAGAGCTTTTTTCAAAGCCTTGTAGCCGTCATGGGCAAGGTAGTCGTCGATAAGGTCGGGATCGATGAACCCGCACCTTCTGAGCACCAGCCGGTGCTGCTTTTTGAAAAAATCGATCTCGCTGTAGAGGGGGATCCCCTCAAAGGGTCTGTCCCCGTTTCCCCCGATCTGTCCGATGGCGTATTCCAGGACCGGTTTGCCGTCGACCAGGTGTTCCCTGATGATACGGGGGACCATGTCGGGCTGGACCTTGTGGTAGGTCACCCTGGCCCGGTCCGGGATGTGGACATCCATGAGGACCTCCTGGTAGCACATCCCGATGCACCCGGTCCTGAGGATCTCCACCTCCCCCTCGATGGAGCCCAGTTCCTCCTTGACCCGAGCGAGGACGCTGTTGGCGCCGGAGGCCAGTCCGCAGGTCCCCATGCCGATGATGACGCGTTTGCCGTTGCCGTTATTCATTTTGTTCTGGAATCCATTTCCCGCAGGTTTTCCATGATCTTTTGCGCCTTGACAGGATCCAACTGCCCATAAGCGTCCTTGTCCACCATGATCACGGGTGCAAGGCCGCAGGCTCCCAGGCAGGCGACCCTCTCGAAGGAAGCGAAAAGGTCTTCCGTGGTCTCACCGTGGGTGATCCCGAGGATGCTTTCCATCCTGGAGATCACGTTCTTCCCGCCCCTGACGTGACAGGCAGTGCCGGAACAGGCCCTGATGATGTGGCGCCCTCTGGGTGAAAGGTGAAACTGGGTGTAGAAGGTCATGACGCCGTAGACCTTGCTCCGGTAAACGCCGATCTCGTCGGCGATCATGTTGGCCGCCTCTTCGGGCACGTAGCCGTACACGTCCTGGACGTCCTGCAGCAGGGGGATGAGCATCCCTTTCGTGTCCGCGAACCGGGCAAGGATCTCCTGTACCGGTCCCAGGTCCAGGTTCTCTTCCGGCCCAACCGTTTTACCGAATCCGTTGTCCACTGGCGCCTCCCAAAAAGCAAAAACCGTCTCCCTGCCAGGAAGACGGTTGTCATCTCAACTTTCGCAAGGTTGCGAAGAACGGTGTTAGATCCGCCCGGATACGGCTTACCCCTCCTCTGATCCAAAGCGCATCCAGGGCCCTGGCAGAGTAGATAAATTGTACTAGTAAGCTTAGCGTATAATCAACATATTTTTACAGTAAAACCAACAGTAAAAAAGTCGGGTAACGGGAGCGTCAATCCGTTAACGACCGGCCATCAGCCTCGAAAGGGAGGATCTCGAAATATCGTGGCTCCCGGCTGCTTGGCCGGTCCTTGCGATACCTTGCCTGGGCCTGTTGAAGGGCTGGCCGGACAGCCGGCAGGACGCCCAGGGCAATGATCACGGTGAAAACTTTCCTCATGACTTCACCTCCAGTTCACCTCACTTTTCAAGGATAACGCAGATTGGGGGATAAGCTACAAGTTGAAATGATATTTTTTCGCCTGTCCCGGGTCTCAAAGGTCTTTCCCAATGCAGGCGGATACAGCGGCTTTTATAAATAGTGTAATGCTTTTACCGCTTCTACCGGAACAAAAAAGCCGGAGCAAAAGCTCCGGCCATGGTTTCATGTGACTTTGTCTGAGACTAGGATCTTGCCGTGATCCAGTCGCGTGCGTTCCGGACCCGCTGCAAAGTCCGCTCTTTCCCCAGCACCTCCATCACCTCGAACAGCCCCGGGCTGTCCTTGCGGTAGGTCAGGGCGATGCGCATGGGCTGGGCCAGAGCCTTGAGCTTCAACCCTTCCCCTTCCAGCCACTCCCGGATCTTCTCGTGGAGGGTCTCGTGGTCAAAGGGGTCGATGGTGGAGATGAACTCGGCGGCTTTGCCCAGAAGCGGCTCGATCCCCGCAGTGAGGAACTTTTCGGCCGGTTCGGCCTCGTACTCCAACTCCCGGAAGTAGAAAGTGGCCTTTTCGGCCATCTCCACCAGGGTCACCGCCCGTTCCCTCAACGTGAGAACTACCATTGTGAGCCACTGGATGTCTGGTTTGTCCGCGATCAGCCCCTTCTTTTCCAGGAAGGGAACGAGACGCTCTGCGATGTCCCCGGCATCGCACAGCTTCATCCACTGGCTGTTGAGCCACTCCAGCTTGTGGTGGTCGAAAATGGAGGGAGACTTGCCCTGGTCATCGAGGCGCCAGAGCTTCAGGATCTGATCAATGCTGAAGATCTCCTGCTCCTCGTGGGACCAGCCGAGGCGGACCAGGTAGTTAATGAGCGCCTCCCGGAGGTATCCCATCTCCTGGAACTCGGCTACGGCCGCGGCTCCATGCCGTTTGCTGAGTTTCTCCCGGTCCGGGCCAAGGATGAGGGACATATGGCCGAAACTGGGGGCCTTGTAGCCGAGGGCTTCGTAGAGCTGGAGCTGCCTGGGCGTGTTGGAAAGGTGATCCTCTCCCCGGATGACGTGGGTGATGCCCATGAGCGCATCGTCCACAACCACGGTAAGGTTATAGGTGGGGCTCCCGTCGGTTCTGCGGATGATCAGGTCGTCCATCTGGGTCTCGTCGAACATCACTGTTCCGCGGATCATGTCGTCAACGACGATCTGTCCTCCCTGGGGGGCTTTGAAGCGGATGGTAAAATCACCGTCCCGTTCCCCTTCCCTGAGCCGCCGACAGCGGCCATCGTACTTGGTGGCCCGCCCCTTGACAAAGGCCTCCTTCCTCATGGCCTCCAGCTCCTCGGCGGTGCAGTAACACCGGTACGCTTTGCCTTCGGCCAGGAGACGGTCGATATGCTCATTGTACAGGTCGAACCTTTCGGTCTGTCGAAAAGGGCCCTCGTCGAAATCGAGATGGAGCCACTCGAGGCCGTCCATGATCCAGCCGATCGCCTCATCGGTGGAGCGCGTAAGGTCGGTGTCCTCAATGCGGAGGATAACCTTGCCGCCGTGCTGACGGGCATGGATCCAGTTGTAAAGGGCGGTCCGGACCCCGCCGATGTGCAGGTACCCGGTGGGAGAGGGCGCGAAACGGACACGGATGTTTTCGGAAGCCATTATTCCTTCCTCTCATTTTGAGAATCCAGGCTCCTGTTGGTCAGGTAATAGTTATCCCGGCATACCCCACGACTTTCTCGTAATCGCCGCTGACTTCCCCGGAGGTGGCGTACCGGACCAGCCGGGCGCCTGTGGCCCCAAGGGCGATGGCTGCGTGGAGCATGGCTGCTGTGGGGAATATCCCGCACATGGAGATGCGCCGGCTGGCGACGGTGTCCAGGAGCCCGTCCGGGTCGAGGTCAAGGATCTTCGAGATGGCCTCCGAATCCTTGGCCCGGGCGGATTGATGGGTCTCGTAGTGGGTCATGTCGGAGCTGGCCACGAGGAGGATCTCGTCAGTTCGGCTGCTGATCACGTCCGCGAGAGCTTTCCCCAAAATACGGCACTCATCCCTGCCGAGCCTTGAAACGGTTATGGGAACAAAATCGAGTTCTTCCCCCCTGGCGTACCAGAGGAACGGAAGCTGGACCTCGATGGAATGTTCCCTGAGGTGAGCAAACTGGTCGGGGTTTGCCAGTTCGCAGCGCTGAAGGATCTGGTCCGCGAGGCCATCGTTCACGGATACATCGCCGAAGGGCATACGCCAACTGCCGCCGGGAAAGACCGAGACGGCAGGGCCCATCCCCGTGTGGTTGGGACCCAGTATGATAACCGTTCGGGGGATCCTCACGGAGGCGGCTGTCCGGCCCGCCACACCTCCGGAGTAAATGTACCCCGCGTGAGGCATGATCGCCCCGATAGCCTTTTGGGGCTGTGTTTCAGAGGTGAGGTAACCTGCCACCACCTGCCGGAGCTCTGCTTCCGCAGCCGGGAAGAACGTGCCGGCAACGGCGGGATCTCTGATCGGTCCTGCAGCCATCTTATCCCTCCAGACCCATGGCTTTCCGGAGCAGGCCGGCTGTCGAAAGGGCGGCGAGGGCCTCCCCTTCGATCCCAAGTTCGTTTGGAATGGATTTGATGATCGCTACCCGTCCCCTGTACCTGGCCGCTACGGCCAGGCGGCCGATGATCCCGGGAGTCCAGGCTGCGATCCCGGTTCCCAGGGGACGGTTGATCGGGAACTCCTGGAAGTTCTCGAGGTCGCTTGATACGTGGTCGAGACCTTCTCCAAGGAAGGGGATCACCGATTCGAGAGCTGTCAGGAGATCCTCCGTGACTTCGTCGACCGTATCCCGGGTGAGGCCGGCCAGGACGTCGGCCGGAAGGAGAGAGGTTACGGTAAGAGAGCGCCTGCCGTCAGGCGACATGTTCGATCCGGAAGGACTGAGGGCCAGAAAACAGCATTTCAGGCCAAGGGGGCCTCCGTCATCTTCACGCATCATGAGGAGGTTATCCTCCATTCCCAGGGGGACGATCTTTTCCTCTATCCCGAGGTAGAAGCGAACCGGGTGAACGGGCACAGGACCTTTGTCAGGTCCTGTTTTCCTGTTCTTCCACAGGCCTTCGATGGCGGATGCCAGCCCCTCGGTGGTGGACAAGGCCTTCGTCCGCACCCGGCCTCCGCCGGCGAGGAGGAGAGTCAGGCTGTCTCTTCCCGACTGCTCTATCCCGGTGACCTTCTCCGGTCCGAGGAGTTCACCGCCGTATTCCCTGAACCTCTGGAGCATGAGGTCCGTGATCCCTCTCGTACCCAGGGACTCCAGGAACGTTCCTCTCCTGCCCACGCTGTGAATGAGGGAGGTGGAAAGGGGCGGGATGACAGCGGAAAGGGGCTGGGCTCCCAGCATGTGGTTCTGAAGGGTGAGAAAGGCCATCTCGGGGGTTTCGGGGTCCAATGACCTGAACTGGTCGTTGAGCTTTCGGGCCTGCCATAACCCCTTGAGACGGTGGGTAAGCCCCCTCGTGTAGAGCCATCTCTTCTCCAGTTCCTCGATATCATCCAGGCTCTTACGCCAGGTGTCAGCCACCTCATCCCACTCCCGGTACAGTTGCCGCATCTCCTCCAGTGAGGAGGGGAACTCCCTGGCCAACTCGGCCAGGAACCGGTCCCGATCGGGGTAGACGTTGATCCTGTGGCGGGGGAGGACCACCTGGTAACTCACATCGTGTTGAGGATACGACTGGTTCACGAGAACTTTGCCGATCCCTATCTCGTCCAGGAACTTCCGCAGGAAACCATCACTGTCCAGGCCAAAAAGAGGCCCCGGACGTTTTCTGAAAAGGTATCCGTTTACGGAAACGTCAGCTGGAACATTGTTATCCAGTCCGTCGACGATGAGTACTTTTCGTCCCCGTCTGGCCATGAGGGCGGCCAGGGCGAGTTGCGGGAATCGGGTCCCGATAACGGTGAGATGAAAGGATGATGCCATGATCGCCGCTTCAGGCTTCGACGGAACCTGCGCCGAGGATCCTGACCTTTCGGCCTTCGATAAGGAGCCTGCCCTCGGACCAGAGCCGGAGCGATTCGGGGTAGATGCGATGCTCCTCGATCAGGATGCGGGCGGACAGGTCCCCTACGGTATCGTCAGGAAGTATGGGGACGACGGCCTGCAGAATGATGGGTCCGGTGTCCGTTCCCTCGTCAACGAAGTGTGTCGTACAGCCCGAGAACCGCACGCCGTAATCGAGGGCCTGTTTCTGGCCGTGAGTCCCGGGGAAGGAGGGAAGGAGAGCGGGGTGAATGTTCATGATCCGGTGATGGTAGTGGTTGACGAAGCGGGGGGTCAGGACACGCATGAACCCCGCCAGGACGACCAGTTCAACTCCGTGCCCGTCGATGATCTCGATGAGCCTCGATTCAAAAGCCTCCCGGTCGGGGAATTCGCCATGTTTGACCACGACGGTGGGGATCCCGTGCCTGGCGGCCCGTTCCAGACCATACACGCCTTCCTTGTTACTGAGAACGAGAGCGATCTCGACCTTGACGCGACCGGTTTCGACGGAATCGATGATGGACTGAAGGTTGGTCCCGCCACCGGAGACGAGGACCGCGATCTTTTTCATGAAAGCTCCTTACGCAGCTTTGGTCGTCGCTTTAGTGCGAAGATCAAAGAGCGAAGCTCGAAGAAAAGGTCACAAGTAAGATAATCTTCGTTCATTGCCTGCCCTGAGCCTGGTCGAAGGGTGCTTCGCGCCCAGGTCAAACCTGATGACTGGCATCAGAGGAAAATCACTTTATCTTCTTCTTCAGAACGAATCTCTACAGATCCGATACGATACACTTTCTCCCCACGATCCAGCAAGACAGCAGCTATTTTATCAGCTTTGTCAGGTGAGACGATAACCAGCATTCCGAGGCCCATGTTGAAGGTGGCGTACATCTCATCCTCGGGAACGTTACCAAGTCTCGATATCAGGTCGAAGATGGGGGGACCCGGCCAACTGCCCTTCCTGATAATGGCCTTGAGGTTGCCGGGCACGACGCGAGGGATGTTCCCTCCGAACCCTCCGCCCGTGATGTGGACCATCCCGTGAACCTCACCGCCGGCTATGACGGGGAGCAGGGAAGGCGCGTAGGAACGGTGGGGTTCCAGGAGCTCGTCGCCGAGAGGACGGCCGAGATCGGGGTGGATCCCGTTCAGGGGCAGGGCGGCCATCTCCAGGAGGACCTTGCGGGCCAGGGAGTAACCGTTGGTGTGAAGGCCCGAAGAGGCCAGGCCGAGGATCGTGTCACCGTGACCGATGGCATCACCCGTGATGATCTCGCCGCGGCCCACGACCCCGATGATGGTACCGGCGAGGTCATATTCACCCTGGTCGTAAAATCCCGGCATTTCAGCTGTTTCGCCCCCGAGGAGTGCGCATCCGCTGGCACGGCAGGCTGCACAGATCCCTTGTACAACCTTTTCCACAACGCCCGGTACCAGATGGCCGGTGGCCAGGTAATCCAGAAAAAAGAGGGGACGGGCGCCCTGGACCAGGATGTCGTTGATGCAGTGGTTGACGATATCCTGCCCGACTGTTTCGTGGCGGTCCATGAGAAATGCCACCTTGAGCTTGGTTCCCACGCCATCGATGCTGGAAACCAGGACGGCGTCGGGGGGGAACTGACTGGTGGAGAAGAGACCCCCGAACCCACCGATGCCGCCCAGGACCTCTGGCCCATGGGTCTTTTTGACAAGGCTGCCGATCCTTTTCTTGGCCTCGTTGGCTGAAGAAATATCGACTCCGGCATCGGAATATCTGGTTTCCTTCATGGTCGGGATTCTCTCGAAAGGCAATGGGCCGGACACTTGATACCCGGCCAGCTGCGTGTCAATGTTTATCGACTCGCTGCTGTTAAGTATGTCGGAAACCTCTGATCGCCTTGGTACGTTAAGATACCGAATTACAGCGGGAAAATACTATAAAAACAGTTGATGACTTCGCAAAAAGTCCCGGATTGGACTTTTTGCGACCCTGTCACAGTTCAAATGCTCCGGGATTTTGCACGACAATTCACGATCGCAGTGTACGATTTTCCGACAAACGATATCTAGGAGCCTGGCAGATGTTCTCTGACGGGCTCCTAGTTTCCGCCAAGGTAAAACAATTCCGGGGGCCTGTCAAACACCCAAAATCGCGAAAATAAGATCAATCGCGATTTGGGGGGGACGAAGCGCTTCCTTTGTCGGACGGTCGGTTGAAATATTTGACAAAAATGGCAGATATGATATAAGTGCTAGTGAGTAGTGAGTAGTGAGTAGTGAGTAGTGAGTAGTGAGTAGAGAGAAGGGATGATCGCTCTTCCCTCCTCCCCATGATACGAATTGGAGTTTCACTTGACTATGACTATTTCACGCGTAGCGCTGGCGGTTATCGGTGACGAGGTTCTGCTGGGCGAGGTCGCCGACCTGAATATCCACCTGGTGAGCCGGGAGATCTTCCGGGCAGGCGCCGAACTGGGTTACGTCTGCGTCCTGCCCGACGACGTGCGGTTCCTCGTGGAGCACCTTGGCTGGATGCGGGAGCGGTACGATTGGGTTATCACCACGGGCGGCATCGGGGCCACCCATGATGACCTCACAAAACAGGTCGTGTCCCGCATCATGGGTGTTCCCCTCGTGGTTGCGCCCGAGGCCGTCGATGCCCTCGAAGCGCGGCTGGGATCGCCCCTTTCGGCCAGGCTGCTGGAACTGGCCATGGTTCCGGAAGGAGCGGAGCTCATCACCAACGAATTGACGGCCGCTCCCGGGTTTGTCATCGGGAACCTCATCGTTCTGCCGGGAATCCCGAAGCTTGTGGAATCGATGCTCGGAATGATAAAAGGAAAATTCAAGGGATCAGAGTTCTTTACGAAAACCGTTTTGACGCCCTTGAGGGAATCGGAGATCGCCAGCCATCTTGAAGAGGTCCAGGCAAGGTTCCCTTCGGTCAAGGTCGGCTCCTACCCGAGGATAGAACCCGGGGGACACCGGGTCAGGGTCGTGCTTCGAAGCAGGGATCCGGAATCCCTCGGAGAGGCGGAGGCTCTGCTTGTTGAAAGGATCGGTCAATGATCGGCCCCATTACGTCCGACATCAGGTTATTTGAACGATATCGGCCCCGGGCCGCCGGGATCATGCTGGTTCTTGCCGTGGCCATTTTCGGCTCCGGCTGCACCTTTATGGAAAACCTCCGGAAAGGGCCCGCTCCGGCCGGCGAGGCCCAGGAAATCGTCGGCCGCCGTGCCCGGGAACTTTCCGTTATCGGGGAAAAGGCCGGCAGGACGGCCCCGGAAGAACTCGGAGCCGCCCGGGTTGTGCTCGACGAGATGTCCTATTTCGGGGGACAGGGGAACAGTGGGGAGGTCTCGAGGCTGGATGAGAAGATGACCGGGATCCTCGATTCGATAAAGGCCAAGACTCCAGGATCCGGCGGCAACGGGGCTGTGGATCAACTGGCGAAACTCCGGCGGGAAAACAGCCGCCTCCAGCTCCAGGTAAAGGAACTCGAGGACAAGATCAAGGCCCGGGAACTTTCAGCCGGAATAGAGCGTGGCACACTCACCAGGCGTCTCGAGATCGTCCAGGCGGCACGTGATGAGGCCGTTGCCGAGGTGGTTCGTATCAGGGCCCGGATCCAGGGGATGGCCTCCAGGTCCGAAGCGTCGGCCATGTTCGCCGAGGCCAGGGTTCTCATCGACAGAATGGTGGAAGAGGCCTACCGGGAACAGGCGTTAGAGGATGTGGAACTGGCAGAGCATTACCTGCGTTCGGGCAAGGAGGCTCTCGACCAGGATAACCCGGCAGGGGCGGCCTACCTGTTCGACCGTGTCTCGGAGCTTTACACCACGATGATGAAATCGGATCCCAGGCAGATGACGGTGAAGGTCAGGAACGCCGCTTTGAGGAAGTCCCCTTCCGACTCTTCCCAGAGCCTTGGCTACCTTTCCCAGGGCGATTACGCGAGGGGTCAGGAGAAGAAGGGGGGATGGATCCGGGTCGAGAGTCCTTCCGGTCTCGAGGGCTGGATCCTCCGGGAACAGGTCCAGTAAACGACTCGACGCGGTTGCGTCCAGCTTCCTTGGCAATATACATGGCTGTGTCGGCGGCCTCCACGATCTCCTCGAAAGATGAACCGTCTTCGGGGGCGGTGGCAAGCCCGACGCTGATGGTGATCCTGGTCTCTTTCCCCTTGAGCATGAAAACGTTTTTTTCAACGGCCTCACGGATCTTCTCGGCGATCAACGCACCGCCCCTCCCCTCGGTGTGGCTCAGGCAGACGATCCACTCCTCCCCTCCGAAACGGGCGACAACGTCTGTCTTTCGAACGCTGCTGACCAGAAGGTTAGCCAGCCGCCTGAGAGCTTCATCCCCGGCGATATGGCCGTAGGTGTCGTTGTAACTCTTGAACCTGTCCAGGTCGATCATGAGTACGGTCAGGGGCTGGCCGGTCCTGACCGACAGCTCCAGCTCCCGCGGCAGATAATCCTCTATGTAGCGCCTGTTGTAGCGGCCGGTGAGGGGGTCGGTAATGGTCATGACCCGCATCTGCTCGCTGTTGGCGCGGATCTCTTCCAGGCTTTCCTGGAGGCTCATGGACATGCTGTTGAAGGTCTGAATGAACTCTCCCAGTTCACCACCCGCCCTGGCACTGACCTCCAGCCCCGGTTTGCCGGA
Coding sequences within it:
- the purN gene encoding phosphoribosylglycinamide formyltransferase; this encodes MKKIAVLVSGGGTNLQSIIDSVETGRVKVEIALVLSNKEGVYGLERAARHGIPTVVVKHGEFPDREAFESRLIEIIDGHGVELVVLAGFMRVLTPRFVNHYHHRIMNIHPALLPSFPGTHGQKQALDYGVRFSGCTTHFVDEGTDTGPIILQAVVPILPDDTVGDLSARILIEEHRIYPESLRLWSEGRLLIEGRKVRILGAGSVEA
- the nuoE gene encoding NADH-quinone oxidoreductase subunit NuoE, whose protein sequence is MDNGFGKTVGPEENLDLGPVQEILARFADTKGMLIPLLQDVQDVYGYVPEEAANMIADEIGVYRSKVYGVMTFYTQFHLSPRGRHIIRACSGTACHVRGGKNVISRMESILGITHGETTEDLFASFERVACLGACGLAPVIMVDKDAYGQLDPVKAQKIMENLREMDSRTK
- a CDS encoding molybdopterin-binding protein, whose translation is MTISRVALAVIGDEVLLGEVADLNIHLVSREIFRAGAELGYVCVLPDDVRFLVEHLGWMRERYDWVITTGGIGATHDDLTKQVVSRIMGVPLVVAPEAVDALEARLGSPLSARLLELAMVPEGAELITNELTAAPGFVIGNLIVLPGIPKLVESMLGMIKGKFKGSEFFTKTVLTPLRESEIASHLEEVQARFPSVKVGSYPRIEPGGHRVRVVLRSRDPESLGEAEALLVERIGQ
- the amrB gene encoding AmmeMemoRadiSam system protein B, with protein sequence MAAGPIRDPAVAGTFFPAAEAELRQVVAGYLTSETQPQKAIGAIMPHAGYIYSGGVAGRTAASVRIPRTVIILGPNHTGMGPAVSVFPGGSWRMPFGDVSVNDGLADQILQRCELANPDQFAHLREHSIEVQLPFLWYARGEELDFVPITVSRLGRDECRILGKALADVISSRTDEILLVASSDMTHYETHQSARAKDSEAISKILDLDPDGLLDTVASRRISMCGIFPTAAMLHAAIALGATGARLVRYATSGEVSGDYEKVVGYAGITIT
- the purM gene encoding phosphoribosylformylglycinamidine cyclo-ligase → MKETRYSDAGVDISSANEAKKRIGSLVKKTHGPEVLGGIGGFGGLFSTSQFPPDAVLVSSIDGVGTKLKVAFLMDRHETVGQDIVNHCINDILVQGARPLFFLDYLATGHLVPGVVEKVVQGICAACRASGCALLGGETAEMPGFYDQGEYDLAGTIIGVVGRGEIITGDAIGHGDTILGLASSGLHTNGYSLARKVLLEMAALPLNGIHPDLGRPLGDELLEPHRSYAPSLLPVIAGGEVHGMVHITGGGFGGNIPRVVPGNLKAIIRKGSWPGPPIFDLISRLGNVPEDEMYATFNMGLGMLVIVSPDKADKIAAVLLDRGEKVYRIGSVEIRSEEEDKVIFL
- a CDS encoding NADH-ubiquinone oxidoreductase-F iron-sulfur binding region domain-containing protein, with the translated sequence MNNGNGKRVIIGMGTCGLASGANSVLARVKEELGSIEGEVEILRTGCIGMCYQEVLMDVHIPDRARVTYHKVQPDMVPRIIREHLVDGKPVLEYAIGQIGGNGDRPFEGIPLYSEIDFFKKQHRLVLRRCGFIDPDLIDDYLAHDGYKALKKALNQMRPETVREVVKSSGLRGRGGGGFPTGLKWEFCAKAAGQPKYLICNADEGDPGAFMDRSVLEGDPHAVIEGMTIAAFAIGARYGYIYCRAEYPLAIERLVTAIAQARERGFIGENILGTDFSFTLSIKKGAGAFVCGEETALMASIQGDRGMPRPRPPFPANRGLWDKPSNINNVETFACVPPIILNGADAYSSIGTEGTKGTKVFALTGKIRHTGLIEVPAGTRLKEIIYDIGGGIVGGGRFKAAQLGGPSGGCLPAGIVETPIDYDSLIQAGAMMGSGGIVIMDERSCMVDVARFFLNFTTSESCGKCVPCRLGTRTMLDILTRITDGEGTMEDLDNLEDLGHQIKSLSLCGLGQTAPNPVLSTLRYFREEYVAHIVEKHCPAVICRNIISTPCQHNCPTETDVPAYVALIALGRFSEALDVIRMTNPLPAVCGRVCHHPCEVVCRRADLDEPVSICSLKRVAADNAAKEAITGKYVVKTRKISGKGKMVGIIGAGPAGLTAASFLAMKDFTPVIFEAQRIAGGMLTLGVPEYRLPRDVLNHEIGLIESMGVKIHYNTPIGNGLSFDQVRREHAAVFIATGAHVDQELGIPGEDAEGVIKSLEFLRKINLGEDVHLGKRAAVVGGGNAAIDAARVARRQGAHVAILYRRTQKEMPADAMEVHEALREDVDLQTLVAPARVQTRGGRISGLICTRMELGEPDSSGRQRPIPIPDSEFEIPLDNLIVAIGGRSDLSFLGTGNGLETTDWNTIQAHPFSQMTNLEGVFAGGDVVTGPWMVIGAIAAGKRAAAHMELFLNGEDVAPLYDIMRPDIDPVEAVKLTDDDMLLVRPEMPTLDAHRRLDSSVEVDLGFSVEMAMKEARRCLRCDLDEKN
- the gltX gene encoding glutamate--tRNA ligase produces the protein MASENIRVRFAPSPTGYLHIGGVRTALYNWIHARQHGGKVILRIEDTDLTRSTDEAIGWIMDGLEWLHLDFDEGPFRQTERFDLYNEHIDRLLAEGKAYRCYCTAEELEAMRKEAFVKGRATKYDGRCRRLREGERDGDFTIRFKAPQGGQIVVDDMIRGTVMFDETQMDDLIIRRTDGSPTYNLTVVVDDALMGITHVIRGEDHLSNTPRQLQLYEALGYKAPSFGHMSLILGPDREKLSKRHGAAAVAEFQEMGYLREALINYLVRLGWSHEEQEIFSIDQILKLWRLDDQGKSPSIFDHHKLEWLNSQWMKLCDAGDIAERLVPFLEKKGLIADKPDIQWLTMVVLTLRERAVTLVEMAEKATFYFRELEYEAEPAEKFLTAGIEPLLGKAAEFISTIDPFDHETLHEKIREWLEGEGLKLKALAQPMRIALTYRKDSPGLFEVMEVLGKERTLQRVRNARDWITARS